The stretch of DNA TATTGGTATGATTCTTTAACACAAGCCTCTATCTTGATACCCAAAAATCCACATATGTCGTTACTCATTTATTTAATCGGGTAAAAAATATTCTACATTCATTCTTTCATCCGGGCAATTATCCGTTGGGTTTGAAGGAAATTGTCATCACTTCTTCTGTTCGCTTATTATTGAAAAttgattttcttattttttaaaaaaaatattaatgaaaatttctttttaaatttgtctcggtaattaattttttaaaatgatagcTCAGCTATTATATATATTGTGGCTGGTGCACACGTATTGCATGTGTAAAATAtagttttttaatattatttgttgTACACATATAACATAATTTGAATAAATTATAATTCTTCATAAGAAGTTTTAACTAAtatgcttaaattaaaattcaatgattataaatatttcatttcgAATGTAAATTCATATCCATAAATTATTAAACAAAACTTAGAACAATGATTTTCTTATGATGATATTGCAtggtgaaataaaaaaaaattgtgattttatttaAGGACTAAGAAACAATACCATATATTGGCAAATAATTGGAAGGAAAACAACATGCTGCATATCTTGTTTaatgttaatgattttattttctAATGATAATGATATGTATTTCTATTATTTAGAAATAGGGAAAATTGCAATATGGAATTTTAGCACACTCAACTATGAAGCaatgaaaatttaataaataaaattaaatttgccAGAAAAAAAGTAATTGTTATCAATAAATGCGTCAGCGATCTGGAATCCAAATCTGTCAATTTAAAATCGATCTCGAATTGAGAAAACTCTTAAGTTAGAATCTCATAAACGTTCAAAGTATTTGATAGGTAATTGTACACAAGTTATGTCTATGTAATAAAGATCATAATAACACAGAGTTGGTGAATATTTTACTAATATTATGAGTTCGATTATCTATATCAACAATTTATCAGATGCTATAATTTACCTAAGTTTGCAAGTTATTATATTAACCCGAGAGTTTACATAatacacacaaaaaaaaacaaCTGCGAGTTCcattatcataaaaaaataaagatcatagcataacaaaaaaaaatattattctcaataatatataaaaatatattatattgctTACATtccattttatatataaataaaatgttaaTGGTTTTGTAAACGTAAATAATAATTAGAGTGTAAATTATAttatcatataatatataaatgtgATATTGAGAATTTTTTTACCTTTGTcccaaattttagaaaaaagatttaaaaaggattacaataatttattatataattttataacaATTTAGATTAACCAATATCCTTAAGTAGAGAATGaatacaaaaccgtcgctacaagaATTAATTGTGCATTTGTGCTTGAGCGGGCCTAGACTCGGAGCATGATAAAATGATATCAGAACTATAAGTAATATCGAAAAATAAGTTCTATGCAGAGCGAATAGTTACGTGTCAGCTAGCTACCTTTCGAATCTATGGAACACAATGCGACATCAACGAGAGTCCTTTCTAGGCTCTCAATGTTAGTGGATTAAGAGATTATGCCACGACCAGATATCCTTATCTTATTGAAAAAAATAAGCTTAATGTATATTGAGTTAACTATTTTCGTAAAACAAAAACAGAAAAGTAGTTAGAAAAGTAATAATGAGTTAACTATCAAGTTGAaatgattataaatatatataaaaaaaaaatcgatttgCTTCAGTTTGCTATCGTTGTTAGATACCATTTAATCATGAAgtacataaaaattaaatatgccgTTTAACCGAATATATCataaacccaaaaaaaaagtaaaaacaaaTATGCTCTTCAAATAATaagattaaaaaaatcataaataagtTAACATCTTGGAACatcattattaattttaaaaaaatatagataTAAACTTCGTTATTTTTACTCATAACTAtgtaaaatcaaattttaaattttatggaATAGATAAATATGTATGTGTGTTCGAGTTATGAAAAACTGCGGTTAATTTAATTTTAGAAAAAACTAAAACATAAAAAGATCTTATTAAAATTACAAGTTTTGAAATTTCactcttttttcctttttctttttttctcgtTGCAATTTTTTAGCCACCTTCGAATATCAAGTGAGATTAGACCACCAGTGTCTTGTTTTCCATCGCATGAGTAGCAAACTAGAGTTAGATATCGTTCTACAACCAGGACATGTCAATATAGTTATTTTAACACAGAAACTCGTACAAAACTCGTTCAATTTTTTAAATCTTGAAACTGAAGAACTCAAATTGGAAATCTCCAGCCACTATCTAGAAGGGTAGGTGCAGCCATTGGAGAATTCTTCAATGGCTGCCACCGTCCACCGTCCACCGTTCACATGTGCAGAATAttctctataaatagaggctttAGCTTGTTGTTTAAAGCATCTCATTCCCAGTTGAGGAATCCCAATCCCAAGTAGAGGAGAGCCTTGAGAGTGCTTGAGAGTTTTTTTCTTCTGTAAATTAAATCTATTAATTGAATAGattgatttttctctcaaattagTTTGATCTTTGATGGTTTAATTCCCAACAGAAACTTGGTTTCGACGCTATGCATGTTTTTGAATCTGACTTATACTAATGGCACAATTATTCATCTGAACGTTTTTTCTTCTAATCAAccgttttcttttaaaaaaacgaAAGAAACGAGCAGACGAATATAGTTTTGTTTAATCGAGCATCCCAAAAGTCTTATTCCGccattattattagaaataaaacatgaaatttTTTGATACAGCAGCAACTTTCTTTCATTTAAACGTCTGGTAGACATCAAACTCCTCCAATGGAAAGTCAGCACCAGCATTCATCGGTGGGCCACTGGATGGTCCTTCACCCAAGTTGGGCGTATAAAAGTCATCATTCATTGGACAGGTTAGCCCACCCTGAGGCCCAGGATCCACAGCTTGCTGGGCCAGTGCTTGGTCTTGAGCCTGGACAGCTTCGACGGCATTGGGCCAAACCAAAGGCCTGTCACGCATAAAGTTGCGCGCCAGGTCTTCCTCCCTCTGCCTCCTCAAGAAATGAGTCAGAGTTTCTGCATACTCATGGAACTTGGCCGTATCCATGGCATAAAGCAAATCCTCAGGAGTGATGGTCTTCCGATGGTCTCGGTTACATATCGCGTTGGCCTCACGAGTGATGTGGTCGATGAACTCCGACGCACATTCTTGAACGGTCTCTTTAGCGTCGTCCGCGATCTTCGCGTTTTCTGGCAGCACGCTACGCATGATTTTGGTTACGTTGGACATCGGAAGGTAGAGATTGGCGTCACGCTTGAATGACTCTTGCGGGGCATGGATGAATCTGTTGTTTGAGACGTTGCCATCATCTACAATAATCACATATGAGAaggaaaattataaatataatattttagatCTCAATTTCTACTTATgttaattttcaatttttttaaaaaaaaattcaccaaAAGCAACATTTCAGCTCTATTTGATCGATGCATCTAAAATATCGAGTTACAAATTATGGGAGACATGCATTACTTCAAAGTGAATCGGACCTGCATGTAAATTACAAGTAACCAAAGCTTTACAATACATAAACTCAATTCTCAACATATTCTAGGTTAAATAACGAGCAGATctgtaataaataaaaaaaattatatattgtttTATGCAAACATTATCCTTTTAAACACGAtatttgtatttaattatttcaatacaaattttaTACTTTTAAAAAATACTCTATTTTCtcataataaattatatttcatattacttttttatatatataaaaaggaAACTTCAATCCAATGATATGAAAAATTCATATGGCTACTGAGATGAAACAGATCCATCAATGCAGATGATTTATAACTCATCTGAGACCGATGTTTCAAATTTAAAACGAGATCTTAGGTTTGAGTTTCAATTGTAACAAACTCCTCCctcagtttaaaaaaaaaacaaaatcattCACCGGAATTCTGTGGCGGTCTTGCGACGTATCCGATTTGCGAGTTGAATCTTAGAGCACGTTCCATTTGCGATCtctgatttatatttatattaaattttattcaaatctatgtaaaatataaaaatttaagtcATATTTATAAACGCGAAAAGACTCCGATAAACACCCATGAGGGGCAAAATGGGCAAGGATTGGACAATTTATGTGTTCCATTTTAATCCTTTCATTACATTTGGCATGAAAATTTAATTGTTTTGGTAAGTAAAATGATtggtaataataatttttaaaaaattggtaATGAAATTTTCCAATAGATTGTGATAATAGTCATGCGAATCACAAATTTTAGAGTGGGGCAATCATTATGTTACTGACCGTGTTTAACACAATGTAATTGTATGGAATTTGATGGGATTTGGAATTGCAAATACTATttattatttgataaaataaaatttcaaaatgagaTTGGTAT from Primulina eburnea isolate SZY01 chromosome 6, ASM2296580v1, whole genome shotgun sequence encodes:
- the LOC140835467 gene encoding nuclear transcription factor Y subunit B-4-like; amino-acid sequence: MRSVLPENAKIADDAKETVQECASEFIDHITREANAICNRDHRKTITPEDLLYAMDTAKFHEYAETLTHFLRRQREEDLARNFMRDRPLVWPNAVEAVQAQDQALAQQAVDPGPQGGLTCPMNDDFYTPNLGEGPSSGPPMNAGADFPLEEFDVYQTFK